Proteins found in one Gigantopelta aegis isolate Gae_Host chromosome 12, Gae_host_genome, whole genome shotgun sequence genomic segment:
- the LOC121386599 gene encoding zinc finger protein 511-like, which yields MDETAIDLDTLSFLQWSHTKRRFTPKDEFFSDGDFACDFIVKHTHLETPEETGIDSRISSFPCCISGCKEEFDSIVSYEHHYNSLHLHHCSVCSRSFPTNHLLSIHLLEWHDPMFEIQAEHTDMHQCLVESCSMKFKTPKHRRKHMIEVHKYPSNYRFDQAKKTRCIASQKSASGDQNSMEVDSQSHPTPAASGPGETTPKRVFSYKVPKSICFGKGTSKGFQHTGRKKKHWHQSDRMDAETTVNIEKVDMAELGEALVEST from the exons ATGGATGAAACTGCAATTGACTTAGATACGTTATCATTTCTACAGTGGTCGCATACCAAGCGCAGATTTACACCAAAAGATGAATTTTTCAGTGATGGGGATTTTGCTTGTGACTTTATTgtgaaacacacacatttagAAACGCCCGAGGAAACTGGTATTGATTCTAG AATTTCATCATTTCCATGTTGCATTAGTGGTTGCAAAGAAGAATTTGACAGTATCGTCag TTACGAACATCACTACAACAGCCTGCACCTGCATCACTGCTCCGTCTGCAGTCGAAGTTTCCCGACCAATCATCTGCTCAGTATCCACCTTCTAGAGTGGCATGACCCCATGTTTGAAATTCAGGCTGAACACACCGATATG CACCAGTGTCTGGTAGAGTCATGTTCCATGAAGTTTAAAACGCCCAAACATCGCCGCAAACACATGATTGAAGTTCACAAGTACCCATCAAACTACCGGTTTGATCAGGCCAAGAAAACAAG atgtaTTGCTTCCCAGAAATCTGCCAGTGGTGATCAAAACAGCATGGAGGTCGACAGTCAAAGCCATCCAACTCCCGCAGCATCCGGTCCAGGGGAAACAACTCCAAAGAGAGTCTTCAGTTACAA aGTTCCCAAGTCTATATGTTTTGGGAAGGGCACATCAAAGGGCTTCCAGCACACTGGGAGGAAGAAGAAACACTGGCATCAGTCGGATAGGATGGACGCTGAAACCACGGTGAACATTGAGAAAGTAGACATGGCCGAGTTGGGAGAGGCTCTTGTTGAAAGCACGTGA